One Mangrovimonas cancribranchiae DNA segment encodes these proteins:
- a CDS encoding polysaccharide biosynthesis C-terminal domain-containing protein, with the protein MGVVFNQSAKNTITTYLGFAIGAINVLFLYTQFLSPEYFGLISYILSTANILMPLMAFGVHNTIIKFYSSFKSRQSQNSFLTLMLFLPLAIIIPFGFIGWVCFNEIANWMSADNIIVKDYVWLIYVAAVSFAYFEVFYAWSRVQFQSVFGNFMKEVFHRLGIMILLLLLHFELLATDALIYGIVGIYIVRMIIMKLYAYSLHFPRLQLSKLPNIPSILKYTSLIILAGSVANIILEIDKFMINRYVKLDDIAYYSVATFVAAVISVPARSMHQIVSPITAKLLNEKNKKELAFLYKKSSLNLFIICGYLFLLIVLNINELYKLIDERYANGIVVVFAIGIAKLMEGLLGNNNAILFNSDYYRKILLFGVVLVFVTIVLNLIFIPTFGINGAAFASLIAFVIYNVIKIWFVYSKFKIMPFTVNTGKVLVLILVSLGVFYYWDFAWHPAVSILIKSALISCFYGVVVYTLNLSDDITVLINRIIKR; encoded by the coding sequence ATGGGAGTTGTATTTAATCAATCTGCAAAAAATACCATAACAACCTATTTGGGCTTTGCAATAGGCGCTATAAATGTATTGTTTTTGTATACGCAGTTCCTTAGTCCTGAGTATTTTGGATTGATTTCCTATATATTATCTACCGCTAATATTTTAATGCCTTTAATGGCTTTTGGTGTGCATAATACCATTATAAAATTTTACTCTTCTTTTAAAAGCCGACAATCACAAAATAGCTTTTTAACACTCATGTTATTTTTGCCGCTAGCTATTATTATTCCGTTTGGATTTATAGGTTGGGTTTGTTTTAATGAGATAGCAAATTGGATGTCTGCAGATAACATTATTGTTAAAGATTATGTTTGGTTAATTTATGTAGCTGCTGTTTCGTTTGCGTATTTTGAAGTGTTTTATGCCTGGTCTCGCGTACAATTTCAGTCGGTTTTTGGCAATTTTATGAAAGAGGTTTTTCATAGATTAGGTATAATGATTCTCTTGTTATTATTACACTTTGAACTTTTAGCTACTGATGCATTAATTTATGGTATTGTAGGTATATATATTGTTAGAATGATTATAATGAAATTGTATGCTTATAGCCTTCATTTTCCTAGGCTACAATTGTCTAAACTCCCTAACATACCATCTATTTTAAAATATACAAGTTTAATTATTTTAGCGGGATCGGTTGCTAATATTATTTTGGAAATAGATAAATTCATGATTAACAGATATGTAAAATTAGACGACATTGCTTATTACAGTGTGGCAACATTTGTTGCTGCGGTAATTAGTGTTCCTGCGCGATCTATGCACCAAATTGTGAGCCCTATAACAGCCAAATTACTTAATGAAAAAAATAAAAAAGAGTTAGCTTTTTTATACAAAAAAAGTTCCTTGAATTTATTTATAATCTGTGGCTATTTATTTTTGCTAATTGTTTTAAACATTAATGAACTTTATAAGCTAATAGATGAAAGATACGCCAATGGGATTGTGGTTGTATTTGCTATTGGGATAGCTAAGCTTATGGAAGGTCTTTTAGGGAATAACAATGCCATTTTATTTAATAGCGATTATTATAGAAAGATACTACTTTTTGGGGTCGTTCTTGTTTTTGTAACCATAGTATTAAATTTAATATTCATTCCCACCTTTGGTATTAATGGAGCCGCTTTTGCATCGTTAATTGCTTTTGTTATTTACAACGTTATTAAAATATGGTTTGTTTATAGTAAATTTAAAATAATGCCTTTTACCGTAAATACCGGTAAAGTATTGGTTTTGATATTGGTTAGTTTGGGTGTTTTTTACTATTGGGATTTTGCATGGCATCCAGCTGTTAGTATCCTAATTAAAAGTGCATTAATTAGTTGTTTTTATGGGGTTGTTGTGTATACTTTAAATCTATCAGACGATATTACAGTGCTTATAAACCGAATTATAAAGCGTTAA